Genomic segment of Thermodesulfobacteriota bacterium:
GAACAGGGAGATAAGGCTGCCGTTCGGCGAGGCCGGGTGCGCGTGGGTGGACGTAAGGGATGCGGCGCGGCTGATAGCGAAGCTCCTTACGGAGAACGGGAACAGCGACGGCGTGTTGACCGTGACGGGGCCGGAGGCGTTGACGGGGAACGACGTGGCGGAGATATTTTCGGACAAGCTCGGGAAGAAGATCGAGTACGTCGACGTGAAGCCGAAGGAGTTCAGGAAGGACCTGGTTTCGTACGGGATGCCGGAGCAGGTGGCCGAAGCCGTGTCGGAATTGTATAAGCTCATCGGGGAAGGGCTTTGCGATTTCGTGACGGATACGTTTTACGAGGTGACGGAGAAGCAGTCGCGGACGTTCGAGGAGTTCGTGGACGATAACCTGTCTGTGTTCTTGAAGAAGAAAAAGAAGAAGCACGCATAAAGTTGTTTTCGATCTGTTCCCTTCCGAAATATTATAAGCGTCTGAAGCGCGATTTGTGGTTATGGCAGTAACGCTGTTCATGAGATTGCCGCGGTCGCGGAAGGCGCTCCCTCGCAATGACTGGAAAACTCTTTGAGTATTGAGTCGGCCTCGATGTTTATACACTTCACTTTCTAAGGCCAAGTAATGCGAGCGTGGTGTGGCCTGCTCAGGAAGTGATGCGTGGGCCGAAGTCGCTTTGCCAGTACTGATACGTTTCCACATCCATCATCGTGAGCTTGCCCCACGAGCCGGCGCCCGTGTCGATGTTCCAGAGGTTGGCGCGGCGGACGGGTTTTCCGTCCGGGTATTCGTTGATGGTTTTCGTGTGGCCGATGAAGACGTCCTTGTAGGGGAAGTTTGTGCAGCGGAGGGCGTGAACCACGGCGTGGACGGCATAGGTGGCGCGGTCTGTATAGTAGACCGCCGGGTCGGGCTGGCGGTTTACGGGGAAGCGCCAATCGATGCCGGCGTGAACGAAGAGGCGGTTCTCCTCGTCGACGTGGTAGAGCGTGGCGGCGCTGCCGACGAAAGCGGCGTGGATTTTCATGCGTTTCCTGTCGGACTTGGTTTTGCCGCCGTCGTAGGAGAGTTTGATGGCGGCAAGGTCTTCCTGGCGCCAGGGGCCGAGGCGTTTGCCATTGCCCCATTCGCCGCGAAGCCACGAGAGCGCGAGGGCGTCGTGGTTCCCGAGGCACCAGACGAGGTTCTTGACGCGGATGAGCTCTTCGACGCAGCCGGCGGAGTAGGGGTGGTTGTTGAAGACGTCGCCGATGGCGATGAGGCGGTCCCTGGCGGGGTCGAACTTCGCACGTGAGAAGACTTGCCGGAGGGCAGGGAGGTTGCCGTGAATGTCGCCGATGACCAGAGTCCGCATCACTGCTAGTATTATCTATACTGAATGGATTTCAAGACGGGGGACGGGGAATATTGCGCGGGGCGGGAAGGGGTGTCATGATAAGCGTGCGGCGCGTATGAAACCGGCGCGCGGCACGGGAGTTTATAATGACTGAAGACTGGAACAAGGAGGAATTGCCATGAAGACCGATTTTTATACGAAGGCAGTTTTGACCGTGATCGCGGTTGCGCTGTGGGGGATTTTGCTCGCGCCGTTTTTCGAGACGAAGGAGGTGGGGGCGTCGAGCGGGGTGATGGACGTGAACATAAAGCAGATCGATGGGCGGCGCGTGAAGAGTGTGCTCGATGTGAACATTGCAGAAGTGAGCGGGAGGAAGTTTTTTGAAGGGGTGCCGGTGGATGTGAAGAAATAGGGTGAATTGCCCCCTTTTCTTAAGGGGAGTAGAAAGAAAAAGGCTAAAGATCAAGGTTCTCTACTTTTGCCTGACCACACACGTGGTGTGATTTTCGACGAATCACATTCAGAGGCATATGCATCGGAAGCGCGTTTGGAGGTTATAGCGGAAGGTGGCTACTTCGATTGCGTGCGGCTGCGAGCCGCCGGGCCGGGGACACGTAGTGTCATTTTCGACGTAGCAACGAAGTTGCTAAAGTCACTTGAAGCGCGTCAGGTGGTAATAGCAAGACTGCTGCTACTTCGGAATCCTGCACGCGAGGCGTGCAAAATCATCGTTCCTTCGCTAAATCCTCCAAATACTATACCCCCACCCTGACCCTCCCCCTGGGAGGGGGAGGGAAGAGTAAGGCAGGTCGGATTTTTAACGCTCATGCACTCGATGTCTTCGACGTGGCAAGGCTGGTGATTAATTGGAACAGACGACCGGGCGTTGCTATGAATTTCCAAGTCGGCTACGTCGAATTCCGGCACGCGAGCACACGTATGTGTGTTTCTCGGCATAGCAACGAAGTTGCTAAAGTCACTTAAAGCGCGTCCGAAGAAAATTACAACGACCTTGCTACTTCGAATTCCTGCGCACGTGGCCCGCCGGCCCGGGAATGTATTGCTGCGTTGGGGGCAGCTCGCAATTTTATGTTTACGGAGTGAACAGGGGTTTTGTTGGGAGAGAGGCGGCGGTATTATTAGCGGATACAGATTGACAGGAGCGACTGGATGCCGGGATTTCACCGAGTGCCCGAGAACGGGCGCGGGCAGGACGAGATAACCGAGATTTTTCGGAAGCATTGGGACGTGTACAGGAAGATACTGGAGCACGACCACATGTCGCACAGGGCGGCGTACGAGAAGCTGTGCGAGATTCTGAACGAGGAGGGTAAGCCGTTTTCGTTTGCGGACCTTGCGTGCGGGGACGCGTATTCGTCGTCGCGCTGCCTGGAAAGCACGGGCGTCGCCGACTACACGGGGATAGACCTTTCGGAGTGGGCGCTCGGACTTGCGGAGAAGGAGCTCGAAAAGGTGCGTGCGAAGAAGCGGCTCGTGCTCGGGGATTTTGAGGAGTTCGGGAAGTACGTCGA
This window contains:
- a CDS encoding metallophosphoesterase, whose protein sequence is MRTLVIGDIHGNLPALRQVFSRAKFDPARDRLIAIGDVFNNHPYSAGCVEELIRVKNLVWCLGNHDALALSWLRGEWGNGKRLGPWRQEDLAAIKLSYDGGKTKSDRKRMKIHAAFVGSAATLYHVDEENRLFVHAGIDWRFPVNRQPDPAVYYTDRATYAVHAVVHALRCTNFPYKDVFIGHTKTINEYPDGKPVRRANLWNIDTGAGSWGKLTMMDVETYQYWQSDFGPRITS